A genomic segment from Vespa crabro chromosome 25, iyVesCrab1.2, whole genome shotgun sequence encodes:
- the LOC124432467 gene encoding odorant receptor 22c-like: MAIFTENVLLLMTLTKITMCWMNRRSLRRLLVEVQNNFIVDNYNTIEKRFIFMKYTKLAKYYFLVAVPTMTIAGAFYYIQELMPNVRMAITNSSLSYKLPYKTRTIIDIRDIRIYICLCIYQMLVIPCITLGFVGFDCLFTNLAFHITAQFGILSCTIREILDDSNGFQCNIRKLVFQHYKLISGNYNLFTKVQAESLENNFNVIILQQLMGTTLQLCISGYNTLLSTVSKEGITLILFYSYAFGVLSTLFTYCYIGECLIQESSNLSNAFYRYEWYNVSPMNLKMVNICMLRMKKPQQLTSGKFFVLSLASFTDILKTTMGYLSVLRTLL; this comes from the exons ATGGCAATTTTCACTGAAAACGTATTACTCCTAATGAcgctaacgaaaataacaatgtgCTGGATGAACAGACGATCATTAAGACGTTTACTCGTCGAagtacaaaataattttatcgttgacAATTACAATACTATCGAGAAGAGATTCATTTTCATGAAATATACCAAATTggcgaaatattattttttagtaGCAGTACCAACGATGACTATTGCCGGTGCATTTTATTACATCCAAGAATTGATGCCTAACGTACGAATGG CAATAACAAATTCATCACTGAGTTACAAACTACCGTACAAAACACGAACCATTATCGATATACGCGATATTAGGATCTATATTTGTCTCTGCATTTATCAGATGTTGGTGATACCGTGTATTACATTAGGCTTCGTTGGATTCGATTGTTTGTTTACCAATCTCGCATTTCATATTACTGCACAATTTGGAATTCTCAGTTGCACTATCAGAGAAATTCTCGACGATTCTAATGGCTTTCAATGTAATATAAGAAAACTTGTTTTTCAACATTACAAATTGATAAG TGGCAATTATAATCTCTTTACAAAGGT acagGCAGAAAgtttggaaaataattttaatgtaataatattgcaACAATTGATGGGAACAACGTTACAACTTTGTATATCTGGTTACAATACACTTCTG AGCACAGTAAGCAAAGAAGGAATAACATTGATCTTATTCTATTCGTATGCTTTTGGCGTCCTAAGTACATTGTTTACTTATTGTTACATCGGCGAGTGTCTTATTCAAGaa AGTTCAAACCTGAGCAATGCATTTTATCGTTACGAGTGGTATAACGTGTCACCAATGAACTTAAAAATGGTTAACATTTGTATGTTACGAATGAAAAAACCACAACAGCTTACTTCCGGTAAATTCTTCGTCCTATCATTGGCCTCCTTTACCGAC attctCAAAACTACGATGGGATATCTGTCAGTACTACGAACACTTCTATGA
- the LOC124432468 gene encoding odorant receptor 22c-like — translation MTLIKITTCWKNRQALGRLLVEIQNNFIVDKYNTFEKRRIFIKYTKMAKYYVLVAVTTMTFSIAFYYINALVLNVKMVISNSSLSYKLPYKTRAIIDIRDIRVYIFLCIYQMLVVPSIVLGFVGFDCLFANLAFHITAQFGILSSMLKEILSDSNAFQHNIKELLLRHYVLIRQAKTLEDNFNVIILQQLMGTTFQLCSSAYNTILDSVSKETLTLIIFCFYALSTLSTLFLYCYIGECLIQEVIELINYIQGVLYYLISLSLSNAIYRYEWYNMSPMNLKMLIICMLRMKRPEQLTSGKFFVLSLTSFTDFEYKNVILSLSIIDYNLDVLWKQDVTYLKKGVNSMDGLYRCHPNTPMEKLLHVKLSFVTTISTIPLLRANELA, via the exons ATGAcgctaattaaaataacaacgtGCTGGAAAAACAGACAAGCATTAGGACGTTTGCTTgtcgaaatacaaaataatttcatcgtCGACAAATACAATACGTTCGAGAAGAGacgtatttttatcaaatataccAAAATGGCgaaatattatgttttagTAGCTGTTACCACGATGACATTTAGCATTGCTTTTTATTACATCAACGCATTGGTGCTAAATGTAAAAATGG tCATAAGCAATTCGTCATTGAGTTACAAACTGCCGTACAAAACACGAGCCATTATCGATATACGCGACATTAGggtctatatttttctctgtATTTATCAGATGTTGGTAGTACCAAGTATTGTACTAGGTTTCGTCGGATTTGATTGTTTGTTTGCCAATCTTGCATTTCATATTACCGCACAATTTGGAATTCTCAGTTCTATGCTCAAAGAAATTCTCAGCGACTCTAATGCTTTTCAACATAATATAAAGGAACTTTTACTTCGACATTACGTATTGATAag ACAAGCGAAAACTTtggaagataattttaatgtaataatattacaacagTTAATGGGTACAACGTTTCAACTTTGTTCATCTGCCTACAATACAATTTTG gaTTCAGTAAGCAAAGAAACATTAACGTTAATCATATTCTGCTTTTATGCTTTAAGCACATTGAGTACattgtttctttattgttaCATCGGCGAGTGTCTTATTCAAGAagtaattgaattaattaactatATCCAGGGTgtcttatattatttgatt agtTTGAGCCTGAGCAACGCAATTTATCGTTACGAGTGGTATAACATGTCaccaatgaatttaaaaatgctAATAATTTGTATGTTGCGAATGAAAAGACCAGAACAATTAACTTCCGGTAAATTTTTCGTCCTATCATTGACTTCTTTTACCGAC ttCGAATATAAGAACGTGATCCTTTCATTGTCGATAATTGATTATAATCTTGATGTATTATG GAAACAGGATGTAACTTATTTGAAAAAAGGGGTAAACTCGATGGATGGTCTTTATCGTTGTCACCCTAACACCCCAATGGAAAAGTTACTTCACGTGAAACTTTCTTTCGTAACGACGATATCAACAATCCCCCTTTTACGAGCGAATGAACTGGCgtag
- the LOC124432469 gene encoding uncharacterized protein LOC124432469, with translation MTLIKITTCWKNRQALGRLLAEIQNNFIADKYNTFEKRFIFIKYTKMAKYYVLVAVTTMTFSTVFYYINALLPNVKMVISNSSLSYKLPYKTRTIGDIRDIRIYIFLCIYQMLVVPSIVLGFVGFDCLFANLAFHIAAQFGILSSMLKEILDDSNAFQHNIKELLLRHYVLIRQAKTLEDNFNVIILQQLVSTTFQLCSSAYNTILDSVSKETLTLIVFCFYALSTLSTLFLYCYIGECLIREVIELINYIQGVLYYLIFEYKNVILSLSIIDYNFDVLWKQDITYLKKGVNSMDGLYRCHPNTPMEKLLHVKLSFVTTISTNPLLRANEPA, from the exons ATGAcgctaattaaaataacaacgtGCTGGAAAAACAGACAAGCATTAGGACGTTTGCTTGccgaaatacaaaataatttcatcgcCGACAAATACAATACGTTCGAGAAgagattcatttttatcaaatataccAAAATGGCgaaatattatgttttagTTGCTGTTACCACGATGACATTTAGCACTGTTTTTTATTACATCAACGCATTGTTGCCAAATGTAAAAATGG TCATAAGCAATTCGTCATTGAGTTACAAACTACCGTACAAAACACGAACCATTGGCGATATACGCGACATTAGgatctatatttttctctgtATTTATCAGATGTTGGTAGTACCAAGTATTGTACTAGGTTTCGTCGGATTTGATTGTTTGTTCGCCAATCTTGCATTTCATATTGCCGCACAATTTGGAATTCTCAGTTCTATGCTCAAAGAAATTCTCGACGACTCTAATGCTTTTCAACATAATATAAAGGAACTTTTACTTCGACATTACGTATTGATAag ACAAGCGAAAACTTtggaagataattttaatgtaataatattgcaACAGTTAGTAAGCACAACGTTTCAACTTTGTTCATCTGCCTACAATACAATTTTA gaTTCAGTAAGCAAAGAAACATTAACGTTAATCGTATTCTGCTTTTATGCTTTGAGCACATTGAGTACattgtttctttattgttaCATCGGCGAGTGTCTTATTCGAGAagtaattgaattaattaactatATCCAGGGTgtcttatattatttgatt ttCGAATATAAGAACGTGATCCTTTCATTGTCgataattgattataattttgacGTATTATG GAAACAGGATATAACTTATTTGAAAAAAGGGGTAAACTCGATGGATGGTCTTTATCGTTGTCACCCTAACACCCCAATGGAAAAGTTACTTCACGTGAAACTTTCTTTCGTAACGACGATATCAACAAACCCCCTTTTACGAGCGAATGAACCggcgtag
- the LOC124432470 gene encoding uncharacterized protein LOC124432470, with translation MKSLAWNRLLLKYIGIWPLEISYIHFLLYFLYLFLHNLLSIIELRNGKNDFEANMEFFTENVLHLMVLTKVLMCWLNRESLGRLLVEVQNNFNVDNYNTFEKRFIFMKYSKLAKYYFLVALTTMICTTVTYYIHALLPNVQMVIKNSSLSYKPPYKTETIVDIYDIRIYVCLCIYQVFLVPTIILGYVGFDCLFANLAFHITAQFGILSCMLREILDDSKTFQCNIRELVLRHYKLIRQAKSLEDNYNVIILQQLMGSTFQLCASGYNTLLGSVNSQALTVMVFNFYAMNTLSTLITYCYIGECLIQEVIKINLRDNRVSYLICSPSLSLSNAIYRYEWYNVSPMNLKMVNICLMRMKKPEQLTSVKFLGYRQLKNGVVRSPLFFILVFNDFLHVANEETLTINFR, from the exons ATGAAGTCTTTAGCATGGAACAGATTATTGCTAAAATACATTGGAATTTGGCCACTCGAGATTTCTTATATccatttccttctttattttctttatcttttcttacaTAATTTATTGTCAATTATCGAATTGAGAAATGGTAAAAATGATTTCGAAGCTAATATGGAATTTTTTACGGAAAACGTATTGCACCTAATGGTGCTAACGAAAGTATTGATGTGCTGGTTAAACAGAGAATCATTAGGACGTTTGCTCGTCGAAgtacaaaataatttcaacgtCGACAATTACAATACGTTCGAGAAGAGATTCATATTCATGAAATATAGTAAATTggcgaaatattattttttagtaGCTCTAACAACAATGATTTGTACCACTGTAACATATTATATCCATGCATTGCTGCCTAATGTACAAATGG TGATCAAAAATTCATCATTGAGTTACAAACCACCGTACAAAACAGAAACCATTGTCGATATATACGACATTAGGATCTATGTTTGTCTCTGCATTTATCAGGTGTTTTTAGTACCAACTATTATATTAGGTTACGTTGGATTTGATTGTTTGTTCGCAAATCTCGCATTTCATATTACCGCACAATTTGGAATTCTTAGTTGTATGCTCAGAGAAATTCTCGATGACTCTAAAACATTCCAATGTAATATAAGGGAACTTGTACTTCGGCATTACAAATTGATAAG ACAAGCAAAATCTTTGGAAGATAATtacaatgtaataatattacaacaaTTGATGGGATCAACGTTTCAACTTTGTGCATCCGGTTACAATACACTTTTG GGCTCAGTAAACAGTCAAGCATTGACGGTGATGGTATTCAATTTTTATGCTATGAACACATTGAGTACATTGATTACTTATTGTTACATCGGTGAATGTCTTATTCAggaagtaattaaaattaatttacgagATAACAGAGTgtcatatttaatttgttcgCCT agtTTGAGCCTGAGCAACGCAATTTATCGTTACGAGTGGTATAACGTGTCACCTATGAACTTAAAAATGGTTAATATTTGTTTGATGCGAATGAAAAAACCAGAACAACTTACTTCCG TTAAATTTTTAGGTTATAGACAACTCAAAAATGGCGTAGTTCGTTCgccattatttttcattctcgttTTCAACGATTTTTTGCACGTTGCAAATGAAGAAACCCTAACAATCAACTTCCGATAA